A window from Brachionichthys hirsutus isolate HB-005 chromosome 4, CSIRO-AGI_Bhir_v1, whole genome shotgun sequence encodes these proteins:
- the ap1b1 gene encoding AP-1 complex subunit beta-1 — MQEWANQLCENRQFGSKMTDSKYFTTTKKGEIFELKAELNSDKKEKKKEAVKKVIASMTVGKDVSALFPDVVNCMQTDNLELKKLVYLYLMNYAKSQPDMAIMAVNTFVKDCEDPNPLIRALAVRTMGCIRVDKITEYLCEPLRKCLKDEDPYVRKTAAVCVAKLHDINAQLVEDQGFLDTLKDLISDSNPMVVANAVAALSEIAESHPNSNLLDLNPQTINKLLTALNECTEWGQIFILDCLANYTPRDDRESQSICERVTPRLSHANSAVVLSAVKVLMKFMEMLPKDLDYYGTLLKKLAPPLVTLLSAEPELQYVALRNINLIVQRRPEILKHEMKVFFVKYNDPIYVKLEKLDIMIRLASQANIAQVLAELKEYATEVDVDFVRKAVRAIGRCAIKVEQSAERCVSTLLDLIQTKVNYVVQEAIVVIKDIFRKYPNKYESVIATLCENLDSLDEPEARAAMIWIVGEYAERIDNADELLESFLEGFHDESTQVQLQLLTAIVKLFLKKPTETQELVQQVLSLATQDSDNPDLRDRGYIYWRLLSTDPVAAKEVVLAEKPLISEETDLIEPTLLEELICHIGTLASVYHKPPSAFVEGSRGVQHKRLPPSGGSGESVDSADTTSAAVVSDALPAVIPSQGELLGDLVNLDLTPPSTAMPAPSSGMQMGAVDLLGGGLDSLMGDESEPPPIPLRTNPSLSPQLSRQSTSPPEYSPTELGGDLGGSPAITAAFGAPPPAAVPASFSAPVSSGLDDLFDLGGGVGMPLSAYNPPKTIWLPAMKAKGLEISGAFARRAGVIQMEMTLTNKAMSVMADFAIQFNRNSFGLAAAAPLQVLAPVTPNQSIEVALPLSTVGPVMKMEPLTNLQVAVKNNIDVFYFSCQYPISILFLEDGKMERQVFLATWKDIPNDNESQFQIKDCHLGSDAASNKLQGSNIFTIAKRTVEGQDMLYQSMKLTNGIWVLAELRVQAGSPMYTVSLKCRAPEVSQCVFQTYETILKS; from the exons atgCAGGAGTGGGCGAATCAATTATGC GAGAATCGACAATTTGGATCCAAGATGACGGACTCAAAGTACTTCACCACTACCAAGAAAG GTGAGATCTTTGAGCTCAAGGCAGAGCTGAACAGCGataagaaggagaagaagaaggaagctGTGAAAAAGGTCATTGCATCTATGACGGTCGGCAAAGATGTCAG TGCCCTGTTCCCAGATGTCGTGAACTGCATGCAGACGGACAACCTGGAACTGAAAAAGCTGGTCTACCTCTATCTGATGAACTACGCCAAGAGTCAGCCGGACATGGCTATTATGGCTGTCAACACCTTTGTGAAG GACTGTGAAGATCCTAACCCTCTAATCCGGGCCCTTGCTGTTCGAACAATGGGCTGCATCCGTGTGGACAAGATTACAGAGTACCTCTGTGAGCCGCTGAGGAAATGTCTGAAGGATGAAGACCCATACGTGAGGAagactgctgctgtgtgtgtagcAAAACTCCATGATATCAACGCTCAGTTAGTCGAGGACCAAGGCTTCCTGGACACCCTTAAAGACCTCATCTCTGACTCCAACCCCATG GTTGTAGCGAATGCTGTGGCCGCTCTGTCTGAGATAGCAGAGTCTCACCCCAACAGCAATCTGCTGGACCTGAATCCTCAGACCATCAACAAGTTGCTGACAGCTTTGAACGAGTGTACAGAATGGGGGCAGATTTTCATCCTGGACTGCTTGGCCAATTACACGCCTCGCGATGACCGCGAGTCCCAGAG CATCTGTGAGCGTGTCACCCCACGACTCTCGCACGCCAACTCTGCGGTTGTGCTGTCTGCCGTCAAAGTCTTGATGAAGTTTATGGAGATGCTTCCTAAAGACTTGGACTATTATGGCACGCTGCTGAAGAAGCTCGCTCCTCCTCTGGTCACTCTTCTCTCTGCTGAGCCCGAGTTACAATACGTGGCCCTCAGAAACATCAACCTTATCGTACAGAGACG CCCAGAGATCCTTAAACATGAGATGAAGGTTTTCTTCGTAAAGTATAATGACCCGATCTATGTAAAACTGGAGAAGCTGGACATCATGATTCGCCTGGCGTCTCAAGCAAACATCGCCCAG GTCCTGGCCGAACTGAAGGAGTACGCCACTGAGGTGGATGTGGACTTTGTCCGGAAAGCGGTCAGAGCCATTGGCCGCTGTGCCATCAAAGTAGAG CAATCCGCAGAGCGCTGTGTCAGCACACTGCTCGACCTCATTCAAACCAAGGTCAACTACGTTGTGCAGGAGGCCATTGTGGTCATCAAGGACATCTTCCGCAAGTACCCCAACAA ATATGAGAGCGTGATCGCCACTCTCTGTGAAAACCTGGACTCCCTGGATGAGCCGGAGGCGCGTGCCGCCATGATCTGGATTGTGGGCGAATACGCCGAGCGCATCGACAATGCCGATGAGTTGCTGGAGAGCTTTTTGGAGGGCTTCCATGACGAAAGCACTCAG gtgcagctgcagcttctgacGGCAATTGTCAAGTTGTTCCTGAAAAAGCCGACTGAGACGCAGGAGCTCGTGCAGCAGGTGTTGAGCTTGGCCACGCAG GACTCCGATAATCCAGACCTCAGGGACCGTGGCTACATCTACTGGCGTCTGCTCTCTACGGACCCCGTCGCTGCTAAGGAGGTCGTCCTGGCCGAGAAGCCGCTGATCTCTGAGGAGACGGACCTGATTGAGCCCACACTGCTGGAGGAGCTTATCTGTCACATTGGTACTCTGGCCTCTGTATACCACAAGCCTCCCAGTGCCTTTGTTGAGGGCAGCCGTGGCGTTCAGCACAAGAGACTTCCTCCCAGCGGTGGATC TGGTGAGAGTGTTGACAGCGCAGATACAACTTCTGCAGCTGTTGTTTCGGACGCACTCCCTGCTGTCATCCCTTCCCAGGGAGAACTCCTGGGAGATCTGGTCAATCTGGACCTGACGCCTCCTTCTACAGCCATGCCTGCACCCTCCTCTGGGATGCAGATGGGTGCTGTGGACCTCCTCGGAGGAGGGCTGGACAGCCTG ATGGGGGATGAGTCTGAGCCG CCACCCATTCCACTGCGGACGAATCCATCTCTGTCGCCTCAGCTCTCTCGTCAGTCCACATCACCCCCAGAATACAGCCCCACTGAG CTCGGCGGAGACCTTGGGGGAAGCCCTGCT ATCACGGCTGCTTTTGGCGCACCGCCACCAGCAGCCGTGCCGGCCTCCTTTAGTGCCCCAGTTAGCAGTGGTCTGGATGACCTGTTTGACCTAGGAGGAGGAGTTGGTATGCCCCTCAGTGCCTACAACCCCCCCAAAACA ATCTGGCTTCCCGCCATGAAGGCTAAAGGCCTAGAGATTTCCGGCGCATTTGCCCGCCGTGCTGGGGTCATCCAAATGGAGATGACCCTCACCAATAAAGCCATGAGTGTCATGGCTGACTTTGCCATTCAGTTTAATAGAAACAG CTTTGGTctcgctgcagctgctcctctccAGGTCCTTGCTCCCGTCACCCCAAACCAGAGCATCGAGGTGGCCCTTCCTCTCAGCACCGTGGGGCCCGTCATGAAGATGGAGCCGCTCACTAACCTTCAG GTGGCTGTGAAGAACAACATCGACGTGTTCTACTTCAGCTGCCAGTACCCCATCAGTATACTCTTTTTAGAGGACGGGAAGATGG AGCGACAAGTATTCCTCGCCACATGGAAAGACATTCCTAATGACAATGAGTCGCAGTTTCAGATCAAAGACTGCCATCTCGGCTCAG ACGCAGCATCCAACAAGCTGCAGGGTAGCAATATCTTCACCATAGCCAAGCGTACGGTGGAGGGTCAGGACATGCTGTACCAGTCGATGAAACTCACCAACGGCATCTGGGTGCTCGCCGAGCTGAGGGTGCAGGCGGGAAGCCCGATGTACACG GTCTCTCTGAAGTGCAGAGCTCCGGAGGTTTCCCAGTGCGTGTTCCAGACCTATGAGACCATCCTGAAGAGCTAA